A stretch of DNA from Hydrogenophaga sp. SL48:
CGACCTGTTTGAGGCCCTGGCGGCGCTGCGCGGCGACGCGATCCTGTGCGACGACATCGGCGCGGCGTTCTGCGAACAATTCTTCGCGCTCAAGCAGGCCGAGTGGGATGCGTATGCGCAGCAGGTCAGCGGGTGGGAGCTGGAGCGGTACGCCGACGGGTTCTGATCAGGTCTTGTAGCCCGGGTCCAGCCGCTCCACCTTGCGCAGCAGCGCGGGCCAGGCGAGCATCGCGCCCTGGCCCGCGGTGGCGATCTTCATGACCTCGCTCATGCCGGCGAGGATGCGCGGGTCCACCTGCGTGAGCTCACCGCCACCGGCCAGCGCGTCGATCTGGATGCGGCAGGTGTTCTCGAAGGTGTACATCGAGAGGAAGGCGTCGGGGATGCTGGTGCCCACGGTGAGCAGGCCGTGGTTGCGCAGCACCAGGAAGTTGGCCGAGCCCAGATCGGCCTGCAGGCGTGGCTTCTCGTCGGGCCGGAAGGCCACGCCTTCGTAGCCGTGGTACGCCAGCGAGGCCAGCACGAAGCTGCTCTGCTGGCTGATGGGCAGGATGCCGGCCTTTTGCGCGCTCACGGCCACGCCGGCGCGCGTGTGGGTGTGCAGCACGCACTGGGCCTCGGGCCGCGCCTCGTGCACCGCGCTGTGGATGACGAAGCCGGCGGGGTTCACCGGGAACGGCGAGTCGATCAGCTTGTTGCAGGCCATGTCCACCTTGACCAGGCTGCTGGCCGTGATCTCGTCGAACATCAGGCCGTAGGGGTTGATCAGGAACTGGTGTTCACCGCCGGTGACGCTGTCGGGCAGCTTGGCGCTGATGTGCGTGAAGACCAGATCGCTCCAGCCATAGGCCGCCACCAGCCGGTAGCAGGCCGCCAGGTCGCAGCGCAATTGCCATTCTTCGGCGCTGACGGTGTCTTTGAGGGAAGGGATGTGCATGGAGGTCTCCTGGGTCATCGTTTGAATTTGCCATCACCATCCACGATGGTGATCTCGGCCCAGGAGCTACCGTGGAAGCGGTCCGGGCCGAAGTTCAGCACGTTGCCACCGAGGGACCAGTTGCGGATGCCCTGGATGCCTTTGATGATGGACTCGGGGGTGACGGTGCCGCCCGCGCGCTGCAGGGCTTCGATGAGGAAGCGCGCGCCCAGGTAACCGCCGTACATGCTGTAGCTGACCGTCAGCTTCGCGGCACTGGCCAGCTGATGGAACTCACGCGCCATCGGATCGACCTGGCGCCAGGGGTAGGGCACGATCTGCGTCATGGCCAGTCCGCGCGCGTCCGCGCCCAGCGCGGTCACGGCGCTCGCCGCGACGGACAGGGTGTAGACCGGCACATTGAGCTGGGCCTTGGCGGCTTTGACGAAGGCGGCCACCGACGGTCCGACGGCCACGAGGTACACCGCCTTGGGCTGGGCGGCGGCGAGGTCGGCGACCGCGGCGCTGGCGTTGCTGCCGTCCACCGCCAACGGCGCGATCCGGGTCACCGTCAGGCCCAGCGCCTTCGCCGTGGCCTCGATCACCGGCTGCATCGACTGGCCGAAGGGGTTGTCCTGCAGCGCGACGCCGATCTCGGTGAGCCGAATCGTGGCGAGGGTGCGCAGCGCGTGTTCGACCTCGTCCTTGAACGAGGCCTGAGAGGTGAAGAAGCTGGGGTGGGGCTTCAGGCGCAGCACGTGGGCGCCGGTCCAGGCCCCGACCAGCGGCATGCGCTTTTCCGCGAGGTAGGGCAGCAGGGCGCCGACGCCGGCGGTGCTGCCCAGGCCCGTGAGCGCGACGATGCGGTCTTTGTCCACCAGTTCGTGCACGTTCCGGACCGTTCGCTCCGTGTCGTAGGCGTCGTCGCGGACCAGCAGCCTGATCGGGCGCCCGCCGATGCCGCCCTTCTGGTTGATGGCGTCGATCGCCAGCTGCTGGCCGGCCAGCGGTCCCTGGAAGGCCCCGGCCACCGGACCGCTCAGGGGCACGCTCTGTCCGATGAGGATGGCCTTGTCCTGCGCGCGGGCGGTGCGGCCCAGCGACGCGAGCGCCAGCGCGCCGGAGGCCGCCAGCAGGTGGCGCCGCGGCATCACGGCCAGGCGGGTGTGGGTCGAGGTGTCGGCGTCCATGCGTGTCTCCAGCGCCACGTCGGGGGTGCGCGGCTGTGCGACATGGTCGCGCCGACACGGCAGGTGGGCTGTCGCAGGTCGGACAAGTGGAGATTCAGAAGGGGGACATGCGACCTCTCAGGCGCGGGTGCCTGACCCCAGATCACGGCGGAACCGGCGCTGCCGGGCCGCTCGTGATGCCCCCTCGGGGGTGACGCCGCAGGCGGCGCGGGGGGGTTACTTCTTCATGCTGCAGGTGTTGAAGCCCAGCATCGCGTAGGGCGGGCACCAGCCCATCAGGCCGGTGAGCAGCGGCACCACGCCGATGTAGCCCCAGAGGCCGATGTTGCCGGTGGCGGCGGCGGCGATGAGGGCCAGGCCGACGACGATGCGCAGGGTGCGGTCGATGCCGCCGACGTTTTTGGTCATGT
This window harbors:
- a CDS encoding class II aldolase/adducin family protein, with protein sequence MHIPSLKDTVSAEEWQLRCDLAACYRLVAAYGWSDLVFTHISAKLPDSVTGGEHQFLINPYGLMFDEITASSLVKVDMACNKLIDSPFPVNPAGFVIHSAVHEARPEAQCVLHTHTRAGVAVSAQKAGILPISQQSSFVLASLAYHGYEGVAFRPDEKPRLQADLGSANFLVLRNHGLLTVGTSIPDAFLSMYTFENTCRIQIDALAGGGELTQVDPRILAGMSEVMKIATAGQGAMLAWPALLRKVERLDPGYKT
- a CDS encoding ABC transporter substrate-binding protein; translated protein: MDADTSTHTRLAVMPRRHLLAASGALALASLGRTARAQDKAILIGQSVPLSGPVAGAFQGPLAGQQLAIDAINQKGGIGGRPIRLLVRDDAYDTERTVRNVHELVDKDRIVALTGLGSTAGVGALLPYLAEKRMPLVGAWTGAHVLRLKPHPSFFTSQASFKDEVEHALRTLATIRLTEIGVALQDNPFGQSMQPVIEATAKALGLTVTRIAPLAVDGSNASAAVADLAAAQPKAVYLVAVGPSVAAFVKAAKAQLNVPVYTLSVAASAVTALGADARGLAMTQIVPYPWRQVDPMAREFHQLASAAKLTVSYSMYGGYLGARFLIEALQRAGGTVTPESIIKGIQGIRNWSLGGNVLNFGPDRFHGSSWAEITIVDGDGKFKR
- a CDS encoding YgaP family membrane protein is translated as MTKNVGGIDRTLRIVVGLALIAAAATGNIGLWGYIGVVPLLTGLMGWCPPYAMLGFNTCSMKK